One genomic region from Capra hircus breed San Clemente chromosome 18, ASM170441v1, whole genome shotgun sequence encodes:
- the LOC102175708 gene encoding TATA box-binding protein-associated factor RNA polymerase I subunit D, whose amino-acid sequence MDSLNYTTASDSAVETENQSDNSSSGSSLFKTQCVPVPPKRRQRNTIRKFVHIPKSTQATESSSDSSIEPRPLTLKAIFERFKNKKRKCKKKYKPTGRSVGRPKGRRTTRYSQITEKQFKDKRPGFPFLESENGRKPLPWRKILTFEQAVARGFFNYLEKLKYEYYLKESLKQMNVAEDLEKEDLDSRRYRYLDDDGSLSPIEEPAAEEEVAANLEHDECDIKLVENSYFIISSEFPKKKNVYSDQEEYTEETALLKKRTSKSKHWTEDKMA is encoded by the coding sequence ATGGATTCTCTTAACTATACAACGGCATCTGATTCAGCTGTGGAAACTGAGAATCAAAGTGACAACTCTTCCTCTGGTAGCAGCTTGTTTAAAACTCAGTGTGTTCCTGTCCCACCTAAACGGAGGCAAAGAAACACTATTAGAAAGTTCGTTCACATACCCAAAAGTACTCAGGCAACAGAGTCATCTAGTGACTCATCTATAGAGCCAAGACCACTGACTTTAAAGGCTATTTTTGAAAGGTTCAAAAATAAGAAAcgtaaatgtaaaaagaaatacaagccaACAGGAAGATCAGTGGGAAGACCAAAAGGAAGGAGAACCACTAGATACTCACAAATTACTGAGAAACAATTTAAAGACAAAAGACCTGGTTTCCCATTTTTAGaatcagaaaatggaagaaaaccaTTACCTTGGAGAAAAATTTTAACCTTTGAGCAAGCAGTGGCAAGAGGATTTTTTAATTACCTTGAAAAACTGAAGTATGAATACTACCTCAAGGAATCCTTGAAACAGATGAATGTTGCTGaagatttagaaaaagaagaccTTGATAGTCGAAGATACAGATACTTGGATGACGATGGATCTCTCTCTCCTATTGAAGAGCCAGCAGCAGAGGAGGAGGTTGCAGCAAACCTTGAACATGATGAATGTGATATTAAGTTGGTAGAGAATAGTTATTTCATAATAAGTTCTGAATTTCCAAAGAAGAAGAATGTATATTCAGATCAAGAGGAATATACTGAAGAAACTGCTTTGCTTAAAAAGAGAACATCAAAATCTAAACACTGGACAGAGGACAAAATGGCCTGA